The Flavobacterium sp. M31R6 nucleotide sequence TATTCGCTTTGGGCTGAATGGCATCAATCGAGATATTACTGTATTTTGTGTTTAACTTCATTTGATTTGACACAGAACCCACATCAATAGTCAGATAATTTCCATTTCCATCCAATGAATTGATTTTTTTGATTCTAACACTACCATATTTACTGTTGTATTTTACATCATTCCCTTCGTTGATCTCAATTTCAGAATAATCCGAAAGTAAATCAAGTTTGGCTACTTCATTCATTTTTAATCCAGAATATTTAGAAGTTATTGCTCCGTTTTTTAGATATTCAATAGTAGAACTTGAACAATAACCAATTTGTACGGTATTATTATTACCGTTTAATTTTCCCAAATTAATTTTTCCGTATTTACAATTGATGTCAGTAGTGGAAAAGAGATCTGAAGTACCAATATTTCCGTACTTGTTATTCAATTTCACAGTCCCGTTCTTAGGAATCTTGATAGTGTAATTGATTTCGAAATTATTATTTCTCCCATTGGTTTTTGTGCTCATATTTCCAAAAACAGTTTTGGCGCTAACCATGCTTTTTAAAGCTACAAAATCCACATCGATACCAGCTAATTTTTCGTTAACCCATTTCTCATTATCGCCACTGACCTTAATGAGAACTTCAATTTCAATTTTATCCTCATTCCAAGTGGTCACAAAAATACTTCCATAGGAGTTCTCAATATTTATTCCCGCATCGCTGTTCACGATATAGGCTTTATTGATAACTTTTTGTTTTGTATAATTAAAATCATCATTCGAAAATCCTAAAAAAGGGATTAACAAAAGAAGTAATAGTAGTATGTTAAATTGTTTTTTCATCGTTTAATTTTTTAAGTTTTTCAGTTTCTTCAATATGTTGCAAAACATTTTGCAAAAATGAAATTCGGGTTTGTAGATTGCTGATCATAGCATAAATAATAGGTTTGCTTTCACCATTAACATCCAATTCATGCTTGATTTTTTCATAATCGCTATCTAGCGATTTCATTTGTTGCAATGCATCATTTACAATTTTTTCATTCTCAGGTGATTTTTTAGCTTTAATTTGTTCTAATTGATGTTCAATCAAAACGGTAAAAATTGAATCTGTTTGTTTGGTTTCTTTAGACGCAAATTTAAGTTCTTTAGGCCTTTCATTACTATTGGTATAAAACAATGTAATCCCAAGCATAACAACCACGGAAGCAGCTATAGCATAAATAAATCCAAAATCCTTTTTTCGTTTTTTAAGAGCCAATTTTTCTGAAAACCGATTTTGATGTTGGCTATCCATTTCATGAACATCCCATTGATTTTCTAGATTTTCAAATAATTGATCTAATTTTTCATTTTCATTTTTCATTTTCATATCTCATTTAATTTTTTTCTTAAACTTTCTTTAGCTCTGCTTAATGTAGTTCGACAATTGGCATAACTAATTTTAAGAATTTCACTTATTTCTTCTTGATCGTAACCCTCAATATAGAATAAGGTAAGAACCATGCTGTAATTGTATTTCAAGGACTGAATGGCGTCCAAAACCTGTTTGACTTTTAAATCGTTAAAATCTAATTTTTCCTCCCAATCATTTTCTGGTTCTTCTAGTTTGTAAAGTGTTTTTTCAAAATCTTCTGTTTTAAATGGATTATTCTTTTTGTAAAAATCAATACTATAATTCACTATTATCCGTTTCAACCAAGCTCCAAAGGCTACTTCTTGTTTGAAATCATTTATTTTGGTAAATGCTTTCAAAAAGCCTTCTTGCATGACGTCTTCGGCAAAATGCTCGTCTTTCACAATTCGATAGGCCACATTATACATCGCCTTGCAATAGCGATTATAAATCTCGAATTGTGCTTTCTGATTGTTCTCTTTGCAAAGCGAAATTAATTCCTCGATATTTTGACTGGTCAGATTCAATTAAATAGTTATGATTTGTAGTAAAGACATGAAAGTTTTTGGTTTGTTACAGTTTACGCTTTTTTTTTTTGATAAATAAAAAACTGTAATATTTAGATTAAAAAAAAACATAATTATAATATTTTTTAGTAATAAAAATAATGTTATTTTTGGCTTATAAAATATAAAACCAATTTATGAAAAATTTTACAACTTCTTTTTTATTACCGCTTTTAATAGCATTCTCTTTTGTTGCGTGTACTAATGATTCTTCAAGTGATGATTCAGTTGCCGAAAATTCGACTGGTGATTATTGGCCAACAACGGTAGATAATAATTGGGTTTTTACTCAAAATGGGGAAGAAACCACGATGAAAATAATTGGTACTGATGAAATGGATGGAGCTAAATATTATAAATTCAATCAAATGGTTGGAGCTACAGCTTCACTTGATGCACAAACATCTGTTTGGATTAAGAAAAACAAAGGAGATTATTATATCAAAATAGGAGAGATTAATATTGATTTTGGAAGTTTTACAGGTAAGATGACAGGATACGAATTTATTATCTTAAAAGATTATTTGGAAGTCAATCAAACCTGGAGTGGTAATTTTAAAAATACTACAAGTTATAATGTTCCTGATTTCCCCAGCATTGTCACAGCAGTAAATTATACAGGAAAAATTTTAGAGAAAGGATCCGTTTTAATAGTTAATGGTACAACGTTTAAAGATGTGATTAAATTTAGCTTTACACAAAAAGCTTCTGTTAGCGGACAAGCTAGTTCTGAAAGTGTAACAAATTATTGGATCGCAAAAAATGTAGGTGTAATAAAAATGGAAACTAATGGAGCTCTCAGTGAACTTAAATCATATGTTATAAAATAACATTTTAAAAATTTAATTCAAAAACCCAAAATTATTTTTTGGGTTTTTTTATGCTTTTTCGTTATAGTAACTCCTTTATTTTTTATAATTATAAAATAAAATAAAAATCTTGGTCATCGATTAATACTTTTTGGCACAATGATTGCCTTATTTTAGAGCTCAATATTATACTGTATTTATACATCGATATTAGCCTAAAATATTGTTGCGATACCTTATATTTGCGTTCCGATTTAAAAAATTAATGACAAAAAGACTTAAATACTACTATGTCAAATCATAAAATACTTACTATTGACAATCTGTCACTTCAAGAATTTGATTCTGAAGCCGAATTAATTCCATTATTGACTCCAGAAGATGAGGAAGAAATGAACAACGAAGAATTACCGGATTCTTTACCTATTTTACCTTTACGCAATACGGTTTTATTTCCTGGAGTAGTTATTCCGATTTCAGCTGGAAGAGATAAATCAATCAAATTGATTAATGATGCTAATGCAGCCGGAAAAGTAATAGGAGTTGTGGCTCAAATCAATGAAGAAGATGAAGACCCAACATTTAATGATATTCATAAAATTGGTACTGTAGCCCGAATTTTAAGGGTTTTAAAAATGCCTGACGGTAACGTTACAGTAATATTACAAGGGAAAAAACGTTTTGAAATAGCCGAAATGGTTTCAGAAGAACCTTATCTTACGGCCAATATTAAAGCGGTTCCTGAAAAAAGACCAACCAAAAAAGACTCTGAATTCAATGCAATAATTGATTCGGTAAAAGAATTGGCAGTTAAGATTGTCAACGAAAGCCCAAACATTCCTTCAGAAGCAACATTTGCCATCAAAAACATTGGAAGTCCTTCATTTTTGATCAATTTTGTTTCTTCCAATATGAATTTATCGGTAAAAGAAAAACAAGATTTATTATCGATAAATGGACTGAAAGAACGTGCCTTGGAAACACTTCGTTTCATGAATGTTGAGTTGCAAAAACTAGAATTAAAGAACGATATTCAATCCAAAGTTCGTTTTGACTTAGATCAACAGCAAAGAGAATATTTCTTGCATCAGCAAATGAAAACTATCCAAGAAGAATTGGGTGGTGTTTCACAGGAGGAAGAAATGGACGAAATGAGTGTGAAAGCCAAATCCAAAAAATGGGACGAAAAAACGCAAAAACATTTCGAAAAAGAATTGTCCAAAATGCGCAGAATGAATCCACAAGCTCCTGATTTTGGAATCCAAAGAAACTATCTTGAACTATTTTTGGAATTGCCATGGGGCGAATATTCTAAAGATAATTTTGACTTAAAACATGCCCAAAAAGTATTGGACAAAGATCATTTTGGATTGGAGGATGTCAAAAAAAGAATGATTGAGCATTTGGCCGTTCTTAAATTAAGAAATGACATGAAGTCTCCAATTATTTGTTTAACGGGACCTCCAGGTGTTGGTAAAACATCTATCGGTAGATCTGTTGCAGAAGCTTTGGGAAGAGAATATGTTCGTATCTCATTAGGTGGATTACGTGATGAAGCTGAGATTCGTGGTCACAGAAAAACCTATATTGGAGCTATGCCAGGACGAATCATCCAGAGTTTAAAGAAAGCTGGAACATCAAATCCTGTGTTTGTTTTGGATGAAATAGACAAACTCTCTTCTAGTCATAACGGAGATCCTTCTTCTGCATTATTGGAAGTTTTAGATCCAGAACAGAATAGTTCGTTTTATGATAATTTCCTTGAAATGGGTTATGATTTATCCAAAGTGATGTTCATAGCCACTTCCAATAATATGGCCGCTATTCAGCCCGCTTTGGTAGACAGAATGGAAATCATAAAAATGTCAGGTTATACTACTGAAGAGAAAGTTGAAATTGCAAAAAAACATTTGTTCCCAAAACAATTGACTGCTCACGGTTTGAAGGCCAAAGATTTGAGTATTGGCAAAAAGCAATTGGAAAAAATTGTTGAAGGTTACACTCGTGAATCTGGTGTCCGCGGATTGGAAAATAAAATTGCGCAAATCGTTCGTAATGCAGCCAAATCGGTTGCGATGGAGGAGGAGTACAACAAAAAAATAACCGATGAAGATATTGTAAAAGTATTAGGCGTTCCAAGATTAGAAAGAGACAAATATGAAAACAATGAAGTTGCCGGTGTCGTTACAGGTTTAGCTTGGACAAGTGTTGGTGGCGACATTCTTTTTATAGAATCATTACTTTCTCCAGGAAAAGGAGCAATGACGATTACTGGTAATTTAGGTACTGTAATGAAAGAATCGGCTACTATTGCTTTAGAATACATTAAAGCCAATGCCGAATTAATGGGATTGAATCCAGAAATACTTTCTAAGTACAACATTCATTTACACGTTCCGGAAGGAGCCACTCCAAAAGATGGTCCAAGTGCAGGTATTGCCATGCTGACATCGTTAGTTTCGTTACTTACTCAAAAACGAGTGAAGAAAAACTTGGCTATGACAGGAGAAATCACTTTGCGAGGAAAAGTATTGCCTGTTGGTGGTATAAAAGAAAAAATATTGGCAGCCAAAAGAGCTAATATTAAGGAAATCATCTTATGTCACGAAAACAAAAGTGATATCGATGAAATTAAAGCTGAATATTTAGAAGGTCTTACCTTTCATTATGTGAAAGAAATGAGTGAAGTTTTGGAATTGGCCATAACTAAAGAGAAAGTCAAAAATGCAAAAGAATTAAAATAACAAAAAATAAAATTTCAATTCTAAAAGGAATCATTTTTGATAGCCTATAAAATTCCAAACTCCAATTCATACAATTGGAATTTGGAATTTATTTTTAAAGTTTAATATAAGTATTTTATAATTTTATAATTTTATAATTTTATCTTCGCAGCTGCGTTTTAAATATTAGAAACAGCTTTTAAAGTATGTCCCAAAAACTTTTGTTATTCTATTTATTTTCTATATCTATGGTATCATACGGTCAAATAGGAGGGAAGTATACTTATGAGTTTTTAACCTTGGTTACATCTCCAAGGCAAGCTGCTCTAGGAGGAAAAACAATTACAATTTATGATGAAGATGTTAATGAAGCCTTGTTTAATCCTGCAACAATAAATGAAGAAATGAACAATCATTTGGCAGTGAATTATGGTAATTACTATAAAGAAGTTACTTATGGTACGGCTTCATATGCGTATACCTACGACCAACATTTACAAACATTTCAGGCAGGTATAAATTATATCAATTACGGAAAATTTGAAGGTTATGACGAAAACGGTTTGCCTACATCAGAATTTACAGGAAGTGAAATTGCTCTTTCTCTGGGATATGCCTATAATATTCCTTATACTGATGTTCATTTGGGAGCCAATGCCAAACTGATTGAATCTACACTAGAAAGCTACAATTCCTTTGGGGCTGCCGTAGATTTAGGAATGGTTTATATTGACGAAAAAAATGATGTGAATTGGGCATTGACCTTAATGAATATTGGAACTCAATTTACTACTTACGACGGTACCAGAGAAAAATTACCCTTTGAAATAATCGCTGGAGTTTCGCAGGAATTAGAACATGTTCCCATACGCTGGCACTTCACACTCGAAAATTTACAACAATGGAATTTGGCTTTTTCAAATCCTGTTCGCTCAGAAACTTCAATTGATGGCAGCATCACAGAAGAAAACATATCTTTTTTCAACAATGCGTTGCGGCATATGATTTTGGGAGTTGAACTTTTTCCAAAAAAGGCTTTTAACCTTAGATTAGGATATAATTTCCGAAGATCCGCTGAATTGCAAATCCAAGACCAGCGAAATTTTTCTGGTCTTTCCTTGGGATTTGGATTAAAACTAAATAAATTAAAATTCAATTATTCTTATTCGAAATATACTCTGGCGGGAAATACAAGTTTGTTTGGACTGACAGTTAATTTTAATGAGTGATTTATGAAAAAATGGCATAGACATTGATGCAGTTAGTAATGATAAAAAGTCTAATTTATAAATAAGTTAAAGTGATGAGAAAAATACTTTTAATTTTTATTCCACTATTTCTTTCGAGCTTTAGTATAAATTCTGATGATAATTCAACTGAAGAAAAACTTAATACTCAAGTTGAAGAAGTAAGAAAAATCGTTAATGAAAATCCTAAATTTAATAAGGAAATTGCTTTTTTTATTGATATGGAAATACGATCAGGTAAAAATCGCTTTTTTATTTATGATTTGAAAAATAATACAATTATTGATGAAGGATTAGTTGCCCACGGTTCAGGCTCAGAAACTGGAATTCCAGGAAAACTAAAATTTAGCAATGTAGCTAATTCTCTTAGTACATCATTGGGGAAATATTCGATAGGAAAGTATTACAATGGCCAATTTGGCAAAGCATATAAATTATATGGATTAGATGAAACAAACAGTAATGCTTTTCGCAGAAGTATAGTTTTGCACAAATTTTGGGCAGTTCCTTATGAAGAACAAGATAAATGTATATGTACAAGTTATGGCTGTCCTATGGTTAATGAAACTTATTTTAGTAGAATAGAAAAAATAATAGACAATTCTAAAACAAACATTATTCTTAGCATTTACTACTAAAGAGTAACTACTAAGAATAATGTTTGTTTTATAAAACGATATAAGACAACACAAATAATTAATTTTAGAAAATTGAAAAAAATTACCATAGCAATAGACGGATTTTCATCCACTGGAAAAAGTACTTTGGCCAAACAGCTTGCCAAACATTTGGGATATGTTTATGTAGATACAGGAGCTATGTATCGTGCTGTTACTTTGTATGCGATGCAAAACAATTGCGTTGGAACTGATTTTTTGGATAAAGAAAAATTGGTAAAAAGCTTACCTTCTATAAAATTGAGTTTTAAATTCAATCCTGAATTGGGTTTTGCCGAAATGTACTTGAACGATATCAATGTGGAGAAGGAAATCCGAACTTTGGAAGTTTCCAATTTTGTTAGCAAAATAGCAGCTATTTCAGAAGTGCGTTCTAAATTGGTAGAACAACAACAGGAAATGGGCAAAGAAAAAGGAATTGTTATGGACGGTAGAGATATTGGAACGGTTGTTTTTCCTAATGCAGAACTTAAAATATTCATGACTGCTGGAGCAGATACCCGTGCGCAAAGACGTTTTGACGAATTACAGGCAAAGGGCGATTCAGTTACTTATGAAGAGGTTTTAAAGAATGTGGTTGACCGCGATTATGTTGATACCCACCGA carries:
- a CDS encoding murein L,D-transpeptidase catalytic domain-containing protein, giving the protein MRKILLIFIPLFLSSFSINSDDNSTEEKLNTQVEEVRKIVNENPKFNKEIAFFIDMEIRSGKNRFFIYDLKNNTIIDEGLVAHGSGSETGIPGKLKFSNVANSLSTSLGKYSIGKYYNGQFGKAYKLYGLDETNSNAFRRSIVLHKFWAVPYEEQDKCICTSYGCPMVNETYFSRIEKIIDNSKTNIILSIYY
- the porQ gene encoding type IX secretion system protein PorQ, which codes for MSQKLLLFYLFSISMVSYGQIGGKYTYEFLTLVTSPRQAALGGKTITIYDEDVNEALFNPATINEEMNNHLAVNYGNYYKEVTYGTASYAYTYDQHLQTFQAGINYINYGKFEGYDENGLPTSEFTGSEIALSLGYAYNIPYTDVHLGANAKLIESTLESYNSFGAAVDLGMVYIDEKNDVNWALTLMNIGTQFTTYDGTREKLPFEIIAGVSQELEHVPIRWHFTLENLQQWNLAFSNPVRSETSIDGSITEENISFFNNALRHMILGVELFPKKAFNLRLGYNFRRSAELQIQDQRNFSGLSLGFGLKLNKLKFNYSYSKYTLAGNTSLFGLTVNFNE
- a CDS encoding RNA polymerase sigma factor; the encoded protein is MNLTSQNIEELISLCKENNQKAQFEIYNRYCKAMYNVAYRIVKDEHFAEDVMQEGFLKAFTKINDFKQEVAFGAWLKRIIVNYSIDFYKKNNPFKTEDFEKTLYKLEEPENDWEEKLDFNDLKVKQVLDAIQSLKYNYSMVLTLFYIEGYDQEEISEILKISYANCRTTLSRAKESLRKKLNEI
- the lon gene encoding endopeptidase La, whose product is MSNHKILTIDNLSLQEFDSEAELIPLLTPEDEEEMNNEELPDSLPILPLRNTVLFPGVVIPISAGRDKSIKLINDANAAGKVIGVVAQINEEDEDPTFNDIHKIGTVARILRVLKMPDGNVTVILQGKKRFEIAEMVSEEPYLTANIKAVPEKRPTKKDSEFNAIIDSVKELAVKIVNESPNIPSEATFAIKNIGSPSFLINFVSSNMNLSVKEKQDLLSINGLKERALETLRFMNVELQKLELKNDIQSKVRFDLDQQQREYFLHQQMKTIQEELGGVSQEEEMDEMSVKAKSKKWDEKTQKHFEKELSKMRRMNPQAPDFGIQRNYLELFLELPWGEYSKDNFDLKHAQKVLDKDHFGLEDVKKRMIEHLAVLKLRNDMKSPIICLTGPPGVGKTSIGRSVAEALGREYVRISLGGLRDEAEIRGHRKTYIGAMPGRIIQSLKKAGTSNPVFVLDEIDKLSSSHNGDPSSALLEVLDPEQNSSFYDNFLEMGYDLSKVMFIATSNNMAAIQPALVDRMEIIKMSGYTTEEKVEIAKKHLFPKQLTAHGLKAKDLSIGKKQLEKIVEGYTRESGVRGLENKIAQIVRNAAKSVAMEEEYNKKITDEDIVKVLGVPRLERDKYENNEVAGVVTGLAWTSVGGDILFIESLLSPGKGAMTITGNLGTVMKESATIALEYIKANAELMGLNPEILSKYNIHLHVPEGATPKDGPSAGIAMLTSLVSLLTQKRVKKNLAMTGEITLRGKVLPVGGIKEKILAAKRANIKEIILCHENKSDIDEIKAEYLEGLTFHYVKEMSEVLELAITKEKVKNAKELK
- a CDS encoding anti-sigma factor; the encoded protein is MKNENEKLDQLFENLENQWDVHEMDSQHQNRFSEKLALKKRKKDFGFIYAIAASVVVMLGITLFYTNSNERPKELKFASKETKQTDSIFTVLIEHQLEQIKAKKSPENEKIVNDALQQMKSLDSDYEKIKHELDVNGESKPIIYAMISNLQTRISFLQNVLQHIEETEKLKKLNDEKTI
- the cmk gene encoding (d)CMP kinase, with product MKKITIAIDGFSSTGKSTLAKQLAKHLGYVYVDTGAMYRAVTLYAMQNNCVGTDFLDKEKLVKSLPSIKLSFKFNPELGFAEMYLNDINVEKEIRTLEVSNFVSKIAAISEVRSKLVEQQQEMGKEKGIVMDGRDIGTVVFPNAELKIFMTAGADTRAQRRFDELQAKGDSVTYEEVLKNVVDRDYVDTHRDDSPLVMAEDSIEVDNSYLDRKEQFDVVLELVNEVINTL